The DNA window TCCCCCGCACAGGGTCGCGGACACTCCCAGCGCGAGTTCCACCGGCGCCATCGCACTGTTCGCCGCTGCGCCGACACGATCAGCAGCGGCCATGGCGTGTCCCGACCAACCACCTGACAGTCGGCGGGCGGACGAGACAGGAGGGTCAGCCGCCTGCGAAGGGAGGGAGGACGTCGACCCGGGGGGTGAGGAGGGCGGAGGGGTCGCGGGTTAGTTCGTCGCCGACGAGGTAGGCGCAGACGGCGAGCATTTTGTCGAGGTCGGGGCCGTAGGAGTCGGCGAGGATGGTGCGCAGATCGGCGACCGTGGCGTCGGCCGGGAAATCCAGGGTTTCCCGATCCTTGCCGACGGCGTCGGCGATCGCGGCGAAGTAGCGGATCTCAACCACCGATGGCTCCCATCGTGCGTTCCGGGGGGATGAAGTCCTCGGCATCGATACCGTGGCCGGCCCACTTGTTCCACATGGCGCCGCGCCAGATGGTGGCGATCTCATCGTCGTCGGCGCCCATGCGCAGCGCATTGCGGACATCGAATTCCTGATCGCTGAACAGGCACGACCGCAGCATGCCGTCGGCGGTGAGCCGGGTCCGGTCGCAGGTGTCGCAGAACTTGCGGGTCACCGTCGCGATGATGCCGACGGTGGCCGGGCCGCCGTCGACGAGCCACTGCTCCGCGGGGGCCGACGGATCCGAACGGCCCGCCTCGGTGAGGGTGAACCGAGTGCCGAGCACATCGAGCAATTCGGCCGCGGTCACCATATTGGCGCGGGCCCATTCGTGATCGGCGTCCAGCGGCATCTCCTCGATGAACCGCAGTTGGCAGCACTCGTCCAGACACCACCGCAGCAGATCCGGCGCACCGGCGAGAGTGTCGCGCATCAGCACGGCGTTGATCTTCATCGGCGCGAGACCGACGTCCCTGGCGGCGCGGATGCCCGCGAAGACCGACTCGAGTCGGTCGCGTCGGGTCAGCCGGGCGAAGCCGAGCCGATCCACCGTATCCAGCGAGACATTCACCCGGCTCAGCCCGGCGGCCGCGAGTCCGCGGGCCCGATGGGCCAGACCGACACCATTGGTCGTCATGGAAAGCGGGGTCCCGGGCACCAGCGCGTGGCAGCCCGCGATGATCCGCTCGAGATCGCGGCGCAGCAGCGGCTCGCCGCCGGTGAACCTGACCTCGCGCACCCCCAACTCCCGCACCGCGAGCGCGACCAGGCGCCCGATCTCCTCGACGGTCAGTAGTTCGTCCTGCGGAATCGCGGGCAGGCCCTCCTCGGGCATGCAATAGGTGCAGCGCAGCGAGCACTTCTCGGTGATCGATACGCGCAGATCGCGTGCCGTCCGCCCGAATCGATCCACCAGGTACGGCGTGTCCGGGCGTCCGTCGAGGGAGGGCAGCCTGGACCGCACGGCGGGAATCCCCATCTCGACCAGCGTCACAAGTCCATTATGACCGGTCCGCGTGCTGTGCTCACGGGCAGACCGCACCATTCTGGCCTCACAAAGACCGAGATCAGCAGGTGAGTGTTCGTGCGAAACGACAAGAGAACCCGCTACCGATCGGCGATTAGGCTGGCCGCATGACCTCGCGCTCCGCCACCTCCGGTGGCCACCGGCAACCCCGCCCCGCCGCGGCCCGGTCCGTCGACGCGTACCGCGACACCATCGAGCAGTTGTTGCGCCCGCTGGCCGCGCGGGCGGTCGAATCCGTCGCCGTGCCCGCGGCGCTGGGCCGACAGCTGGCCGAGGATCTGCACGCTCCGGTGGACCTGCCGGTATTCCGCAATTCCGCGATGGACGGTTACGCGGTGCGCGCCGAATCGGTGGTGGTCACGCCGGTGACGCTGCCGCTGGCCGGTGTGGTCGCCGCGGGCGCCGCCGGACAGACGCCGTTACCGCCCGGCGCGGCCATGAAGGTGATGACGGGTGCGCCGATTCCGCCGGGCGCCGATTGTGTGGTGCCAGTGGAGGACGTGCGCAGCGACGGCGCGATGGTGACCGTCGAACGGGGCCGCACCGCGGGCGAGTTCGTGCGCGAACCGGGTACCGACGTGCGCACCGGCGACCTGCTGGCGCGAGCGGGAACCATCTTGGCGCCCCGCCACATTGCCGCGCTGGCGGCGGTCGGGCTACCGACGGTGCCGGTCTTCCAGCCGATTCGCGCGGCGGTCATCACCACCGGCGACGAACTCGTCTGTGCCGGAACACCATTGCGCCCCGGCCAGATCTACAACTCCAACGGCATCGCCCTCGCCGCCGCGCTCACCGC is part of the Nocardia sp. NBC_00565 genome and encodes:
- a CDS encoding MoaD/ThiS family protein; the protein is MVEIRYFAAIADAVGKDRETLDFPADATVADLRTILADSYGPDLDKMLAVCAYLVGDELTRDPSALLTPRVDVLPPFAGG
- the moaA gene encoding GTP 3',8-cyclase MoaA — translated: MTLVEMGIPAVRSRLPSLDGRPDTPYLVDRFGRTARDLRVSITEKCSLRCTYCMPEEGLPAIPQDELLTVEEIGRLVALAVRELGVREVRFTGGEPLLRRDLERIIAGCHALVPGTPLSMTTNGVGLAHRARGLAAAGLSRVNVSLDTVDRLGFARLTRRDRLESVFAGIRAARDVGLAPMKINAVLMRDTLAGAPDLLRWCLDECCQLRFIEEMPLDADHEWARANMVTAAELLDVLGTRFTLTEAGRSDPSAPAEQWLVDGGPATVGIIATVTRKFCDTCDRTRLTADGMLRSCLFSDQEFDVRNALRMGADDDEIATIWRGAMWNKWAGHGIDAEDFIPPERTMGAIGG
- a CDS encoding molybdopterin molybdotransferase MoeA yields the protein MTSRSATSGGHRQPRPAAARSVDAYRDTIEQLLRPLAARAVESVAVPAALGRQLAEDLHAPVDLPVFRNSAMDGYAVRAESVVVTPVTLPLAGVVAAGAAGQTPLPPGAAMKVMTGAPIPPGADCVVPVEDVRSDGAMVTVERGRTAGEFVREPGTDVRTGDLLARAGTILAPRHIAALAAVGLPTVPVFQPIRAAVITTGDELVCAGTPLRPGQIYNSNGIALAAALTANSVEVVSVEHSTDDPAKFRALLTAATASADVVFTSGGVSKGDFEVVKDVLRPLGGEFGSVAVQPGGPQGLTVVDGVPVLSFPGNPVSTMVSFEVFARPMLRRLAGLPEVQIYQVPLRNPVRSPEGRRQFLRGQLVREDGAAPGLYRGPAAVEVVSGPGSHLIAGMAWADVLIDVPAEVTSLAVGATVRVWLL